From Pelosinus fermentans DSM 17108, the proteins below share one genomic window:
- a CDS encoding ketose-bisphosphate aldolase, with amino-acid sequence MLMNMKELLEVAQKNQFAVPAFNIGSGQILTAVVQSAEKIQCPVILAIHPDELSFLGDSFVESCKAEANAAKVPMVIHLDHGGSFEQVMRAIQCGFTSVMIDGSHLSYEDNIAITKKVVGAAHPIHVSVEAELGTIGTTGTSAEGGASKIIYTDPKLAKDFVEKTGIDTLAVAIGTAHGIYPKGMKPKLRLDLLKEIRNVVAVPLVLHGGSSNADEEIAESVKIGISKINISSDVKAAYYKKVREVLKDNDGWYEPNAIYPPCIAAAREVIEFKMNLFNAADTVKLYK; translated from the coding sequence ATGTTAATGAATATGAAGGAATTGCTGGAAGTAGCGCAGAAAAATCAGTTTGCAGTACCTGCATTCAATATCGGCAGTGGACAAATTTTAACAGCAGTGGTTCAAAGTGCAGAAAAAATACAATGTCCAGTCATTTTAGCAATTCATCCAGATGAATTATCCTTTCTGGGAGATAGCTTTGTTGAATCCTGCAAAGCAGAAGCTAACGCAGCCAAAGTACCAATGGTTATCCATTTAGATCATGGTGGAAGTTTTGAGCAAGTGATGCGCGCAATTCAATGCGGTTTTACTTCTGTAATGATTGATGGCTCCCATTTGTCATATGAAGACAATATTGCAATAACCAAAAAAGTTGTAGGAGCAGCACATCCAATTCATGTTTCAGTAGAAGCAGAATTAGGAACAATAGGGACTACTGGAACCTCTGCTGAGGGGGGAGCAAGCAAGATTATATACACGGATCCTAAGTTAGCAAAAGATTTTGTAGAAAAAACGGGCATTGATACATTAGCAGTTGCTATTGGAACAGCGCATGGTATTTATCCAAAAGGAATGAAGCCAAAACTTAGGCTGGATTTATTAAAAGAGATCAGAAATGTTGTTGCAGTTCCATTAGTTTTACACGGAGGCTCATCAAATGCTGACGAAGAAATTGCAGAATCCGTAAAAATAGGAATCTCTAAAATAAATATTTCCAGCGACGTAAAAGCGGCTTACTATAAAAAGGTGCGTGAAGTGTTAAAAGATAATGATGGCTGGTATGAACCCAACGCTATTTATCCGCCATGTATAGCTGCTGCACGTGAAGTTATTGAATTCAAGATGAATTTATTTAACGCAGCAGATACAGTGAAATTATACAAATAA
- a CDS encoding class II fructose-bisphosphate aldolase, producing the protein MYVSMKEMLKKANEGYYAVMAINCFNLETIRAVITAAELEKAPIIINIVQDHLVSHCDSGLIAPVVKILAERADVEVALNLDHGTEYEYLTQAIINGFSSVMVDASRYDLRGNIEFSKKIVEFAKEYNVSVEGEIGCMGTNEDGSFTQTAMYSDPDEAKLFAEETGVDALAISFGSSHGNYPDGMVPKFDFRRLKAIKDNTKVPLVLHGGSGSGEENILQAVQFGINKINVGCDFFNACTESTKAQLKEIPDKNYFELIHQVEEDSIEKVRYYIRLAGSNDKSI; encoded by the coding sequence ATGTACGTTTCAATGAAAGAAATGCTCAAAAAAGCAAATGAAGGATATTATGCAGTGATGGCAATTAATTGTTTTAATCTAGAAACGATTAGAGCTGTCATTACTGCAGCCGAACTTGAAAAAGCACCAATCATCATAAATATAGTGCAAGATCATTTAGTAAGCCATTGTGATAGCGGCTTAATTGCTCCTGTTGTGAAAATATTGGCAGAACGAGCTGATGTGGAAGTTGCTCTGAATTTGGATCATGGTACTGAATATGAATATCTAACCCAGGCAATTATAAATGGATTTTCTTCTGTAATGGTAGATGCTTCTCGCTATGATTTAAGGGGAAATATTGAATTCAGCAAAAAGATTGTGGAATTTGCCAAAGAATACAATGTAAGTGTCGAAGGCGAAATTGGCTGCATGGGAACCAATGAAGATGGTTCTTTTACACAAACTGCCATGTATTCAGATCCCGATGAAGCAAAACTCTTCGCAGAGGAAACAGGGGTTGACGCTTTAGCCATATCTTTTGGATCATCTCATGGAAACTATCCCGATGGGATGGTGCCAAAATTTGATTTCCGGCGATTAAAAGCAATTAAGGATAATACGAAGGTACCTCTTGTGTTGCATGGGGGATCAGGATCCGGTGAAGAGAATATTTTGCAGGCAGTACAGTTTGGCATTAACAAGATCAACGTGGGCTGTGATTTTTTCAATGCTTGTACAGAAAGCACGAAGGCTCAATTAAAAGAAATTCCCGATAAAAATTATTTTGAATTAATTCACCAAGTAGAAGAGGATAGCATTGAGAAAGTTAGATATTATATTCGATTAGCAGGATCAAATGATAAATCAATATAA
- a CDS encoding PTS fructose transporter subunit IIC: MLRKLQLKKHAMTGISYMLPLVVTAGLLIAIGNLSGGSVIKNYKEAYSIADALVSLGVFGMGLIVPVIAGAISYSIADRPGIAPGLMMGLIANAIGAGFLGGMLGGYIVGYFVQYLRNNLKVPVWAQGLMPMMILPLISTMVVGLLMFYVIGTPIVWLTATLTEVLKGLQGGSRFIFGLGMGAMAAFDFGGPVNKVASLFADGLLVEGIYGPEAVKILASMVPPFGVALSWIIAKKKYSKEEAENIKIAFPMGVAMITEGVIPIAARDPIRVIAACSIGAAIGGGFSMLWNVGSPVPSGGMFIVPAMENPIGFLAALSIGTVITAAILVLTKKTAADDSFFDEEDESVDLSELNITDQIR, encoded by the coding sequence ATGTTAAGAAAATTACAACTTAAAAAACATGCAATGACGGGTATCTCTTATATGCTGCCTCTAGTTGTAACAGCGGGTCTCCTTATTGCCATTGGAAATCTCTCAGGCGGATCAGTCATAAAAAATTACAAAGAAGCGTATTCAATTGCTGATGCGCTGGTTTCTCTTGGTGTATTTGGCATGGGTTTAATTGTTCCGGTAATAGCAGGTGCTATTAGCTATTCCATTGCTGATCGTCCAGGTATTGCTCCGGGTTTAATGATGGGCTTAATCGCAAATGCAATTGGTGCTGGTTTCCTGGGCGGCATGCTAGGAGGATATATCGTTGGCTATTTCGTACAATATTTAAGGAATAATTTGAAAGTACCAGTATGGGCGCAAGGTTTAATGCCAATGATGATTTTACCCTTAATTTCAACTATGGTTGTAGGCTTACTTATGTTCTATGTAATTGGTACTCCCATTGTTTGGTTAACAGCAACACTGACAGAAGTATTAAAAGGCTTGCAAGGTGGCTCAAGATTTATATTCGGTTTAGGAATGGGCGCAATGGCGGCATTTGACTTTGGGGGACCTGTAAATAAAGTTGCTTCATTATTTGCAGATGGTTTATTAGTAGAAGGAATCTATGGACCAGAAGCTGTTAAAATTCTTGCATCCATGGTTCCGCCATTCGGCGTTGCATTATCATGGATCATAGCAAAGAAAAAATATTCAAAAGAAGAGGCAGAAAATATTAAAATTGCATTCCCCATGGGCGTTGCGATGATAACGGAAGGCGTTATTCCCATTGCAGCCAGAGATCCAATTCGCGTTATCGCTGCTTGTTCCATAGGTGCAGCCATAGGTGGCGGATTCTCCATGCTTTGGAATGTAGGAAGCCCCGTACCTTCAGGTGGTATGTTTATCGTGCCTGCCATGGAGAATCCAATAGGATTCTTGGCAGCTTTATCCATTGGCACAGTGATAACGGCTGCAATATTAGTATTAACAAAAAAAACAGCCGCAGACGATTCATTCTTTGATGAAGAAGATGAAAGCGTAGATTTATCAGAACTTAATATCACAGATCAAATTAGATGA
- a CDS encoding PTS fructose transporter subunit IIB, which yields MKIVGIAACTSGIAHTYIAKEKLMKAAKELGHEIHIETQGTIGTEDELTEIDIKNADIVIVAADINVGGKERFAGKKILNIPTNIAIKSPKSIIKKIQADLGL from the coding sequence ATGAAGATTGTAGGAATTGCAGCTTGTACTTCAGGTATTGCTCATACGTATATTGCAAAAGAAAAACTAATGAAAGCGGCTAAAGAGTTAGGGCATGAAATTCACATTGAGACCCAGGGAACAATCGGGACGGAGGATGAATTAACGGAGATTGATATTAAAAATGCAGATATCGTAATCGTAGCAGCCGATATCAACGTTGGTGGTAAAGAACGATTCGCAGGCAAAAAAATTCTCAATATTCCAACTAACATTGCTATTAAATCGCCAAAATCAATCATAAAAAAGATCCAGGCTGACTTAGGACTATAA
- a CDS encoding PTS sugar transporter subunit IIA produces the protein MDLSKVIRSETIKLDMEATTREEVVEELTDLLLHVNAISNRENFLKDVFYRESLGTTGIGNGIAIPHGKSKFVNKTSLAIGRTKTDIHWKSLDDKPVRFIILFAVTDEDKNSTHIKILAKVASNLGDDDVCAKLLKAKSPEEILAIFSGR, from the coding sequence ATGGATTTATCAAAAGTAATAAGAAGTGAAACAATTAAATTGGATATGGAGGCTACTACAAGAGAGGAAGTTGTGGAAGAGTTAACGGACTTATTGCTTCATGTAAATGCGATATCAAATCGGGAGAACTTTCTAAAAGATGTATTTTATCGAGAATCACTAGGAACAACCGGAATTGGTAATGGTATCGCTATCCCCCATGGAAAATCAAAATTTGTTAACAAAACATCACTGGCTATTGGGAGAACGAAAACTGATATTCATTGGAAAAGTCTGGATGATAAGCCGGTTCGTTTTATTATTTTATTTGCGGTTACAGATGAAGACAAAAATAGCACTCATATAAAGATATTAGCAAAAGTAGCTAGTAATTTAGGAGATGATGATGTTTGTGCCAAGTTACTAAAGGCTAAATCACCTGAAGAAATCTTAGCTATATTTTCAGGCAGATAA
- a CDS encoding BglG family transcription antiterminator: MAIFNLRQKELIRLLIAENDFKPIKYYSGILKVSDKTLSKDINFIENYLKNKNIKINRKPGSGIRIKIVTHQKMDLLNDINANLEAVDPLSIKNRRIETLKLLLTQSNQNTSIQKLADAYYVSKASIANDLKFIEDWLQSYDITLDRSVEGTKINGSEVNIRKAIASITSELLNDTSDSLDVECLSRLDSQTIKGLSKIFDLDLVLYIEKILIDLEKTLEYTIGDPYFINLLTHILICIKRVSDGNQIQGQNNSSFTFLSADDAISESAAKLALKIYEKCKIKINDSEIYYIYQYLVSCGVGQRLLGNSLVIKKDLEVNYIDITASLVKMVSDILTFDLTKDTLLHDGLILHIRPMLNRLKYNIQIKNPLLKEIEERFTEMLSICQIVVHLITLKYNLNTISIDEIGYLVTYFQAAIEREISYKKVIVVCHSGYGTSQLLTTRLRRAFPQWQIGDVISEHKLNTINLDDIDFIISTVHLAIKEKPYMLVSALLNEKDIKNIKNILIEDSFENTKQDLQLENLEKLNSAADIYINTEDAVIINDLEKNNAHKLVFYKVDFGKKIQIYLAGNSNIKRLAIQIVNNTEGSSCIKFFILNSDYEHAKNIVMEIYHLYEAKNAMNYLLECTRAIDVQRFFMKN, translated from the coding sequence GTGGCTATATTCAATTTACGACAAAAAGAATTAATCAGACTACTTATTGCAGAAAATGATTTTAAACCAATTAAATATTATTCCGGAATTCTTAAAGTATCTGATAAAACACTATCCAAAGATATAAATTTTATTGAAAATTATTTGAAAAATAAAAATATTAAGATTAATCGCAAGCCAGGCAGTGGTATACGAATAAAGATTGTTACTCATCAAAAAATGGATTTACTAAACGATATCAATGCGAATTTAGAGGCTGTCGATCCATTGTCAATCAAAAATCGCAGAATAGAAACTTTGAAATTGCTGCTCACGCAATCCAATCAAAATACATCCATTCAAAAATTAGCAGATGCATATTATGTTAGCAAAGCCTCCATTGCAAATGATTTAAAGTTTATAGAGGATTGGCTGCAAAGTTATGATATTACACTCGATAGAAGTGTGGAGGGCACAAAGATTAATGGATCAGAAGTAAATATAAGAAAAGCAATTGCGTCCATTACCAGTGAATTGCTAAACGATACTAGTGATAGTCTTGACGTAGAGTGTCTCTCCAGGCTTGATTCACAGACAATAAAGGGATTATCGAAGATTTTTGATCTTGATTTAGTCTTATATATTGAAAAAATATTGATTGATTTAGAAAAAACATTGGAATACACAATTGGTGATCCATATTTTATTAATTTATTAACCCATATTCTTATCTGTATAAAAAGAGTAAGTGACGGCAACCAAATCCAAGGGCAGAATAATAGCAGCTTCACGTTCCTGTCTGCTGACGATGCAATATCTGAAAGTGCTGCGAAGTTAGCACTAAAAATTTATGAAAAATGTAAAATTAAGATTAATGACTCAGAAATTTATTATATTTATCAATACCTGGTTTCATGCGGCGTTGGACAACGGCTGCTGGGAAATTCATTAGTCATTAAAAAAGATCTGGAAGTGAATTACATTGATATAACTGCTTCTCTAGTCAAAATGGTCTCTGATATTTTAACCTTTGATTTGACCAAAGATACCTTGCTGCATGATGGATTAATACTTCATATTAGACCAATGCTGAATCGTCTTAAATATAACATTCAAATAAAAAATCCATTATTAAAAGAAATTGAGGAACGGTTTACTGAAATGTTAAGCATATGCCAGATCGTGGTGCATTTGATTACCTTAAAATACAATTTAAATACGATCAGCATTGACGAAATTGGATACTTAGTAACTTATTTTCAAGCAGCAATTGAAAGAGAAATCAGTTATAAGAAAGTAATTGTAGTTTGCCATAGCGGCTATGGTACTTCACAATTATTGACAACCCGGTTGAGACGAGCATTTCCTCAATGGCAGATTGGGGATGTGATATCAGAACATAAATTAAATACGATCAATCTCGATGATATCGACTTTATTATTTCCACGGTTCATTTAGCCATTAAAGAAAAACCATACATGCTTGTTTCAGCATTATTAAATGAAAAAGACATTAAGAATATTAAGAACATCTTGATTGAAGATTCATTTGAAAATACGAAGCAAGATTTACAACTAGAAAATCTTGAAAAATTAAATTCTGCTGCTGATATTTACATTAACACAGAAGATGCAGTGATTATTAATGATTTAGAAAAGAACAATGCACATAAATTAGTGTTTTATAAAGTTGATTTCGGCAAAAAAATACAGATATACCTGGCTGGAAATTCCAATATTAAGCGGCTTGCAATCCAAATCGTGAACAATACGGAAGGCAGCAGTTGCATAAAATTTTTTATTCTCAATTCGGATTATGAGCACGCAAAAAATATAGTCATGGAGATCTATCATTTATACGAGGCGAAAAATGCGATGAATTATCTGCTGGAATGCACTCGTGCTATCGATGTGCAACGCTTTTTTATGAAAAATTAA